The DNA segment GAAGGTGTAATCAACAGCCGTTTCGGCATGCTGGAAAGCAACGAAGCGCAGACCGTCGGTTGGCAAATCGAAGGTCAAACGACTGTCTGGGGTATCCAGCACTCTCAGGCGCCAAAGAGATCCGGTGCCGTTCGTCACGGTAATGCGTACGGTGGCCGGCTCCTGCGCCTTTACGGCCCGAGGCGCTTCGCGTCGGACGTCGTGAGCGTTAAGTCGAGGGGCAGTCCTTGCGTCCAAGCAGGCGGCGATGGTCAGCGCGATCAGCCCACATGTGCCAAGAATCGCCTGCGATGGCCAAACCCAAACGGCCAGGCTGGCCAGCACAATCGCGAGCGCCAACACAAAGTACCGGCGGCTGAATATCACTTAGCGCCAGTACCGGAAAGCTCAATCGTTACGCCGCCCGGCAGGCCCGAAAGTCGGTCTCCCGGCCGCAGTTTGCGTCCCCGGCGTACGTCGCGCTGGCCGTTGACGAGAGTTGGATGCTCCTCCAACCATGATCGCGCGTCGCTGCCGCTGCCTATGATGCCGGCAAGCTTGAGCAGTTGGCCCAGCGTAATCGTTTCGGTCCGGATTGTTATGGTTTGGTTATTGGTCATCGCAAAGGCGGGTCGAGGGCTTGGAAAGCTGCAATGTGTGTGGCATCATGGCATATAGCCGGCAGCGCCGCCATAGGCTCTGCGGTACGCAGCCGGCGCTGCCATGCCGCCCGGGCGACCTCCAGAGGGCCATGACACCACTTCTGAGGGCGGCCGCAAAAGGAATTCTGCTGCCCGGAACGGAACAGTGACCGGACCCGAAGCCGGCGAGATAGCACGGTTCGCCACGCTGACCTGCTAACCCTTCCGCTGTGGCAGCAATCCTGCTGTAATCCGCAGATCCACGCACAAACTCTTGCCATGAAGCCTGTAGTACAGATATCTTTGGACCTGACCAGCATCGCCGAAGCGCTTCAGACCGCGCACATCGCCATGCGGGCCGGCATCGACTGGCTGGAAGCCGGTACGCCGCTTATCCTGGCTGAAGGGCTCCATGGTGTTCGGGCGCTGCGAGAGGCATTTCCTGAAACGCCTATCGTGGCCGATCTGAAAACGATGGATGGCGGATACCTGGAGGCCGAGATGATGGCCGGCGCCGGCGCTACGCATGTGGTGGTGATGGCGCGCGCGCATCCCGCAACCGTGAAACAGGTAGTCCAGGCGGGACACGATACGGGTGTTAAGGTTATGGGAGACAACCTGGGTTGTGAGGACATGGTTGCCGGCGCCAGGCTGTTGGAGGAGCTCGGCTGCGACTATGTGATCCACCATATCGGTTACGACGAGAGGCGCGACGCGGATGTGCAGCAACGGCATGGCGGCCGGATGCCGAGTCCACTGGATCAACTGGCCGAGGTGACCCGCGCCGTAAGCGTACCGGTTCAGGCAGTAGGCGGCCTCAGCATCGAGCAGGCCATTGCATGCCCGCGCTATGGCGCCCCACTGGTGGTGATTGGCGCGCCTCTAGCCGTGGATGCCGATGCGTTCAAGCCAGCCGGTGGCGACCTTGAAGGGACCCTGAGAGCTATCTGTGCC comes from the Armatimonadota bacterium genome and includes:
- a CDS encoding orotidine 5'-phosphate decarboxylase, with product MKPVVQISLDLTSIAEALQTAHIAMRAGIDWLEAGTPLILAEGLHGVRALREAFPETPIVADLKTMDGGYLEAEMMAGAGATHVVVMARAHPATVKQVVQAGHDTGVKVMGDNLGCEDMVAGARLLEELGCDYVIHHIGYDERRDADVQQRHGGRMPSPLDQLAEVTRAVSVPVQAVGGLSIEQAIACPRYGAPLVVIGAPLAVDADAFKPAGGDLEGTLRAICASIREVD
- a CDS encoding RNA-binding S4 domain-containing protein; amino-acid sequence: MTNNQTITIRTETITLGQLLKLAGIIGSGSDARSWLEEHPTLVNGQRDVRRGRKLRPGDRLSGLPGGVTIELSGTGAK